A single genomic interval of Epinephelus fuscoguttatus linkage group LG22, E.fuscoguttatus.final_Chr_v1 harbors:
- the upf2 gene encoding regulator of nonsense transcripts 2 isoform X1 → MTDVCYATTSSMPAERKRSVNMDEKDVCSFSNKDKEKDRDGDRRPASARDKAKDEAKMSGKKDGGKEEKRKRLEEEKKKKEEKERRKKEEEKQKAEEEQKKKEEEEKRQQEEQERKLQEEESKRQREEEAALLKEKEEGHQLHQEAWERHQCRKDLRSKNQNAQEGRPEEAFFSRLDSSLKKNTAFVKKLRTLTEQQRDSLSNDFASLNLSKYIGEAVSSVVEAKLKISDVGCAVHLCSLFHQRYAEFAPLLLQAWKKHFEARKEDKAPNVSKLRTDLRFIAELTIVGLFTDKEGLSLIYEQLKNIIGTDRETHTHVSVVISFCKHCGDDIAGLLPRKVKLAAEKFGLSFPPSEIISTEKQQPFQNLLREYFTSLTKHLKKDHRELQNTERQNRRILHSKGELSEDRHKQYEEFATSYQKLLANTQSLADLLDENMPELPQDKTVQEEHGPGIDIFTPGKPGEYDLEGGIWEDEDARNFYENLVDLKAFVPAILFKDNEKSGQGKDKEDGKDGREGKDLASTTEELELELEALDITDEPLELEGPDEAENEELAKKLLDEQEQEDEEANTGSHLKLIVDAFIQQLPNCVNRDLIDKAAMDFCMNMNTKSNRRKLVRALFTVPRQRLDLLPFYSRLVATLHPCMSDVAEDLCSMLKGDFRFHIRKKDQINIETKNKTVRFVGELAKFKMFSKTDTLQCLKMLLSDFTHHHIEMACTLLETCGRFLFRSPDSHLRTSVLLEQMMRKKQAQHLDARYVTMVENAYYYCNPPPMEKTVKKKRPPLQEYIRKLLYKDLSKVTTEKVLRQMRKLPWQDPEVKSYLICCMVNIWNVKYNSIHCVANLLAGLVAYQEDVGIHVVDGVLEDIRLGMEVNQPKFNQRRISSAKFLGELYNYRMVESAVIFRTLFSFISFGINQDGSPSVLDPPEHLFRIRLVCTLLDTCGQYFDRGSSKRKLDCFLIYFQRYIWWKKSIDVWTKDHPFPIDIDYMISDTLELLRPKMRLSCSLEEATKQVADLEREVLVKLGLAMEKDGRSSAMSEGEVLDEEDDDGDDDEEGGAETEEQSGNESEMNEQEEDEGSENEEEEREEEEEENTDYLTDSNKENETDEENNEVTIRGGGLKHVACAEDEDFIQALDKMMLENLQQRSGETVKVHQLDVAIPLQLKSQLKKGGSREPCIGEAESDISDTMQFVMLTRKGNKQQYKILNVPLSSHLAANHFNQQQAEQEERMRMKKLTLDINERQEQEDYQEMMQSLAQRPAPANTNRERRPRYQHPKGAPNADLIFKTGGREKVMRDRKRRDFRTGRNRQDERQ, encoded by the exons ATGACCGATGTTTGTTATGCTACAACTAGCAG TATGCCTGCTGAACGCAAGCGCTCAGTAAACATGGACGAGAAAGACGTTTGCAGCTTCAGCAACAAGGACAAAGAGAAGGACAGAGACGGTGACAGACGACCAGCGTCCGCCCGGGACAAAGCAAAGGACGAGGCCAAGATGAGCGGGAAAAAAGACGGCGgcaaggaggagaagaggaagcgtctggaggaggagaagaagaagaaggaggaaaaggagcggagaaagaaagaggaggagaaacagaaagcggaggaggagcagaagaagaaagaggaggaggagaagagacagcaggaggagcaggagaggaagcTACAGGAGGAGGAGTCCAAGAGACAACGTGAGGAGGAGGCAGCTCTTCTCAA ggagaaggaggaggggcaTCAGCTGCACCAGGAGGCCTGGGAGCGCCATCAGTGCAGGAAGGACCTCCGCAGTAAGAACCAGAACGCCCAGGAGGGTCGACCCGAGGAGGCCTTCTTCAGCCGACTGGACTCCAGCCTTAAAAAGAACACCGCCTTCGTGAAGAAGCTGCGCACGCTCACCGAACAGCAGCGAGACTCGCTCTCCAATGACTTCGCCTCGCTGAACCTCAGCAAGTACATTGGCGAGGCCGTGAGCTCCGTGGTGGAGGCCAAGCTGAAGATCTCTGACGTGGGCTGCGCCGTCCACCTGTGCTCTCTCTTCCACCAGCGCTACGCCGAGTTCGCTCCATTACTCCTCCAGGCGTGGAAGAAGCACTTTGAAGCAAGGAAGGAGGACAAGGCGCCCAACGTGAGCAAGCTGCGTACAGACCTGCGCTTCATAGCCGAGCTCACCATCGTTGGCCTGTTCACGGACAAAGAGGGGCTCTCTCTCATTTACGAGCAGCTGAAGAACATTATCGGGACCGACAGGgagacgcacacacacgtgtCGGTGGTGATCAGCTTCTGTAAGCACTGTGGGGATGACATCGCCGGTCTGCTGCCCCGAAAGGTGAAACTGGCAGCTGAGAAGTTCGGCCTGAGCTTCCCTCCGAGCGAGATCATCAGCACAGAGAAACAGCAGCCCTTCCAGAACCTTCTGAGGGAGTACTTCACCTCTCTCACCAAACACCTGAAGAAGGACCACCGTGAGCTGCAGAACACCGAGAGGCAGAACAG GCGTATCCTACATTCCAAAGGGGAGCTGAGTGAGGACAGACACAAGCAGTATGAAGAGTTTGCCACTTCCTACCAGAAGCTGCTGGCCAACACTCAGTCTCTGGCTGATCTGCTGGATGAGAACATGCCAGAGCTTCCTCAGGACAAGACGGTGCAGGAGG AGCACGGCCCCGGCATTGACATCTTCACTCCTGGTAAGCCCGGAGAGTACGACCTGGAAGGAGGGATCTGGGAGGACGAAGACGCTCGAAACTTCTATGAGAACTTGGTGGACCTGAAGGCGTTCGTCCCCGCCATCCTCTTCAAAGACAACGAGAAGAGTGGCCAGGGCAAAGACAAGGAGGACGGCAAAG ACGGCAGAGAGGGGAAGGACTTGGCCAGCACCAcagaggagctggagctggagctggaggcTCTGGACATCACAGACGAACCTCTGGAACTGGAGGGACCAGACGAGGCAGAGAACGAAGAACTGGCCAAGAAGCTGCTGGATGAGCAAG AacaagaggatgaagaggcGAACACAGGGTCCCACCTGAAGCTGATCGTGGACGCCTTCATCCAGCAGCTGCCCAACTGTGTCAACAGAGACCTCATAGACAAG GCCGCCATGGACTTCTGCATGAACATGAACACCAAGTCTAACAGGAGGAAGCTGGTCCGAGCGCTCTTCACTGTCCCCAGGCAGAG gttGGATCTTCTGCCCTTCTACTCTCGCCTGGTGGCGACTCTTCATCCCTGCATGTCAGACGTGGCTGAAGATCTCTGCTCCATGCTGAAGGGAGACTTCAGGTTTCAT aTTCGGAAGAAGGACCAGATCAACATCgagaccaaaaacaaaacagtcagaTTTGTTGGGGAACTGGCCAAGTTCAAGATGTTCTCAAAAACCGACACGCTTCAGTGTCTCAAG ATGCTGCTGTCTGATTTCACCCATCACCATATCGAGATGGCGTGCACGCTGCTGGAGACCTGCGGCCGCTTCCTCTTCAGATCCCCCGACTCTCACCTGCGGACCAGCGTCCTGCTG GAGCAAATGATGCGTAAAAAGCAGGCGCAGCATCTGGACGCCCGCTACGTGACGATGGTGGAGAACGCCTACTACTACTGCAACCCGCCGCCCATGGAGAagacagtgaagaagaagaggccCCCGCTGCAGGAGTACATCCGCAAGCTGCTCTACAAGGACCTGTCCAAGGTCACCACGGAGAAGGTGCTGAGGCAGATGCGTAAGCTGCCCTGGCAGGACCCCGAGGTGAAGAGCTACCTCATCTGCTGCATGGTCAACATCTGGAACGTCAAGTACAACAGCATCCACTGTGTGGCCAACCTGCTGGCCGGCCTGGTGGCCTACCAGGAGGACGTGGGCATCCACGTGGTGGACGGAGTGCTGGAGGACATCCGGCTGGGGATGGAG GTCAACCAGCCCAAGTTCAACCAGCGGCGGATCAGCAGCGCCAAGTTCCTGGGCGAGCTCTACAACTACCGCATGGTGGAGTCGGCCGTCATCTTCCGCACCCTCTTCTCCTTCATCTCCTTCGGGATCAATCAGGACGGCAGCCCCAGCGTGCTGGACCCTCCAGAGCACCTGTTCCGCATCCGCCTGGTGTGCACGCTGCTCGACACCTGCGGCCAGTACTTTGACCGAGGCTCCAGCAAGAGGAAGCTGGACTGTTTCCTCATCTACTTCCAG cgtTACATCTGGTGGAAGAAGAGCATTGATGTTTGGACCAAAGACCACCCGTTCCCCATCGACATCGACTACATGATCAGCGACACCCTGGAGCTGCTGCGGCCCAAGATGAGGCTCAGCTGCTCCCTGGAGGAGGCCACCAAACAGGTCGCTGACCTGGAGAGGGAGGTGCTCGTCAAACTAG GTCTGGCCATGGAGAAGGACGGTCGCTCCAGTGCCATGAGCGAAGGGGAGGTGCTCGACGAGGAAGATGACGACggggatgatgatgaggagggtGGCGCTGAGACTGAGGAGCAGTCGGGCAACGAGAGTGAAATGAATGAACAGGAAGAGGAT GAAGGGTCAGAGAacgaagaagaggagagagaggaagaggaggaggagaacaccGACTACCTGACTGACTCCAACAAAGAAAACGAGACTGACGAGGAGAACAAT gaggtcACCATCCGCGGCGGAGGACTGAAGCACGTGGCGTGTGCTGAGGACGAGGACTTCATTCAGGCTCTGGATAAGATGATGCTGGAGAACCTGCAG CAGCGCAGCGGTGAGACGGTGAAGGTGCACCAGCTGGACGTGGCCATTCCTCTGCAGCTCAAGAGTCAGCTGAAGAAAGGCGGTTCCAGAGAGCCGTGCATCGGGGAGGCGGAGTCGGACATCTCCGACACCATGCAGTTCGTCATGCTGACACGCAAAGGCAACAAGCAGCAG TATAAGATCCTGAACGTGCCGCTGTCCTCCCACCTGGCAGCCAACCACTTCAACCAGCAGCAGGCGGAGCAGGAGGAGCGCATGAGGATGAAGAAACTCACCCTGGACATCAACGAAAGGCAGGAGCAGGAGGACTACCAGG agaTGATGCAGTCCCTCGCTCAGCGCCCGGCTCCAGCCAACACCAACCGGGAGCGCCGGCCTCGCTACCAGCACCCGAAAGGCGCTCCCAACGCCGACCTCATCTTCAAGACCGGAGGAAG agagaaagtcaTGAGAGACAGGAAAAGAAGGGATTTCAGGACAGGCAGGAATAGACAGGACGAGCGTCAGTAA